The following are encoded together in the bacterium genome:
- a CDS encoding DUF559 domain-containing protein: MTLTRKLPSLLLERCRKLRGSQTKAETRLWRCLRRKQLFGARFRRQHPLGGYILDFYCPESKLAVELDGSGHGQN; the protein is encoded by the coding sequence ATGACCCTTACAAGGAAACTGCCTTCCCTACTTCTCGAACGCTGTCGCAAACTTCGCGGTTCTCAAACGAAGGCCGAGACCAGGTTATGGAGGTGTCTGCGACGCAAGCAGCTCTTTGGAGCGCGGTTTCGTCGGCAGCATCCCCTCGGAGGTTATATCCTCGACTTCTACTGCCCGGAGTCTAAGCTGGCCGTCGAGCTCGACGGGAGCGGTCACGGCCAAAAC